GTAGCGGTGAGATTCTCATCTACGACAATAGAAATGAATCCGAACTGAGCGGTAATATCTACAAAAGTCGCGCGGTAAAGTTTGTGTTGGACACCAACACCATGGAAGCTCAGCAAAGCTGGGAATATATTGTCCCTAAATACACTCAATCATTGGGGGATGTAGATGAGCTTATTGGAGGGAATATCCTTGTTTGTGCAGGAGGCCCTTCAGATGTGAGTACTGGCAGTGACCGAAATGCTTATTTAGTGGAAGTGACCCCTGATGAAGAGGCCGTTGTCACCTGGCAAGCGGAAATTGAAAATACATTGGTTTATCGTGCAGAGCGTATAACTTGGGGTGAACTCTTGGGGCGCACTGGTAATGATATATAAAATATATCTGTAGTGGCTGCATGAAAGACCGCAGTGCAAAAAACTGGGGTCTTTCTTGCTATCGTAAAAAATCACGTTCGGATTCAGGCTCTCTACTTTTCTGTATACTTCTCAATTCTTGCTTCTTCGGCTAAAAGAGGAGATAACTGGGCCAGTATATTTTTCAAATGGTCTGTGTCCCAATGCTGCTGTTCAGCTTCCTTGGACTCCCATAGTTCAAGGGTTGTAAATATATTACTGTGATCTGTGGAAGGCAGGATTTTGTAGTATAAACAGCCTGACTCTTCTTCAGATTGGTGTGCCAGTTCGGTTAACAGCTTGAATGCCTGGGAAATCTTTTCCTGTTGAACCGTAACTCTTGCCATTACATATAAATTGGCCATTATTTTCTCTCATATATTTAAATTGCATCAGGGAGATTAGTTGGTACGTTTAACTACTAACAACACACCGAAAACCATCATGGTTAGTCCAATCAGGCGTTTAGTATCCAGACTGGATTGTTGTGCTCCGAATAATCCAAAGTGGTCGATAACACTAATGGCGAGTAGCTGTCCGAGAAGTACAAAAGATACTGCGTTACCCACGCCATACTTTGGTGAAACCCAGGTAACACTCAATATGTAAAAAGCCACCAAAATCCCACCCAGGTAAAAATACCAGGAAATACCTCTATGAATAATCTCACTGGGTAGTCCTTCTGTTTTTAACAGGTAGGCTGCGGAGATAACCAGGCCAACAAAAAAAAGCACGGTTGTTGCCAGAGCTGAGCTGCCGAGCTTAACGCCAAGACCACTATTTAGGGTTGCCATTACCGGTATGCCAATGCCTGCCACGAGCATTAAGGATGGGTAAATAATTGCATTTTGCACTTGTGGAACCTCTACTCATAATAGCGGGCCGGTCCGGGGGAACCGGCCCCGCAGCTCATTTAGTCGGCGAGCTGTTTGGCAATGGCCAGGCCTACGCCATGGGCACTGGTTGGGTTCTGGCCGCTGATTACACGTCCATCCTCAATAATAAATTCCTGCCAGGGCTGTACTTTGTTAAAGCGCGCTGCACTTCTAGTCAGAGATTCCTCCAGCAGGAAGGGAATATCATTGATGGTGCCGAAGTCAATCTCCTCTTCACGGGTGAAAGCGGTAACAGACTTGCTAGCCAGCAGCTTTTCCCCATTGCTCAGGGTAATAGGCAAGAAGCCTGCAGGACCATGGCAGACTGCTGCCAGAATACCGCCGGTTTCATAGTGTTCAGCACTCAGTTTGGCGAAGTCTTCATTGGTTGCCAGGTCGGAAAGTAGGCCAAATCCACCTGGGTAAAAGATCGCATCGTAGTCGGCGATATTCAGCTGATCTACGGGAATGGTATTGTTGATACGGTTCTGGAAATCTTCATTATCCAGTATCTTTTGGTTTACTTCGTCACCTTCAATATCAGTGCCGTACATAGGGGCTTTGCCGCCTTTAATGGAGGCAATATCGTAGTCGATGCCATTTTCCTTAAACACATGAACCACATGGGTCAGTTCTGGGGAGTAGGTACCATTGGCCTGATCGGTTTCACCCAGGGTGGCGTGATTGGTAACGGGAATAAGTACTTTCTTCATGTTTGTTTCCTCTTTTGGTAAGCGTTCAGTGGGGAGGGATTGTAGATTGTCCTTTATCTGCCGATAATATGCCTATTTGGTGAAATACCTTTGCTGTATAGCAATAATAGAGGTTGTAGAATATGGAAAGTTTTGACGGCTTGGTCGAGTTTGTGGCCGTTGCAGAAAGCCAGGGATTCTCTGCGGCGGCTAAGCAACTGGGCTGTAGCACCAGCCATGTCAGCCGACAGGTCTCACGTCTGGAAGAGCGCCTGGGTTGTGCCCTTCTGGCCCGTACAACACGCTTGGTCAGCCTTACCCAGGCTGGAGATGTCTATTATCGGCGTTGTAAGGAGCTGGTGACCGGATTGTTGCAAGCGAATGAGCAGGTAAGCCAACAGCAGTTCCAGCTGAGTGGAACCCTGAGGGTGAGTTGTGCAGGTTTCTTTGCTGAGCATTACGTTGCTCCGGCTTTAATGGAGTTTGGTGTGCAACATCCGGAGTTGAGTATTGATGTGGACTTCAATAGCCGGATGGTCAATTTTGTGGAAGATGGGATCGACTTTGCTATTCGTTATGGTCGACTGGAAGATTCCGGCTTGGTAGCTCGAAAGCTCGCCGAGCGGCAAATGATGGCCGTTGCCAGCAATGATTACCTAAGGACGAATGGCATTCCTGAGCGTCCCAGCCAATTAAAAATACATAGCTGTATTGTGGCTAATAATGACCAGTGGGTATTTCAGCTGGATGGAAAGCAGGAAACCATTAAGGTTAGAGGACGCTGGAGAAGTAATAATGCCCATACTGTTGTTAGAGCCTGTGAGCAAGGTTTAGGTATTGCTTATATGCCTAAAAGCAGTTTTAGTGATTATGTTGAACAGGGTCTGTTGAGGCCAGTTCTTGAACCTTTTTGGAGTAAGGGGGCAAGTAGTTGGATTGTTTATCAGAATCGACGTTTTTTACCGCTGCGGGCGAGATTGGCGATTGACTTCTTAGTTGAATATTTTTCCGGCTGGGAAGAATAAGTTTGCAAATGAAATTTTCTTTACTCAGCTACCATTAGCGCAATAAAAGCGGTCATATGAAAAATATTTTTTTTCAATTACCCAAGGATAAATCCTTGGAGCACTTTTCAGATATTGTTAAGTCTGACATTGTGCGAATTGAGAGAATTGTCTCTAACGGACAGTCCTCTCCAGAGCAGGGCTGGTATAACCAGGAGGAGCATGAGTGGGTAATAGTACTGTCCGGATATGGAATACTAGAATTTGATGGTGGTGAGAGAGTGCGTTTGGAGGCTGGAGATTTTTTAGAAATTAGAGCAGGGCGACTGCATCGGGTTGTAGAGACATGTGTAGATCAAGCGACCATTTGGCTTGCTATTTTTTACAAATAAAATTACAAAAGGTTTCCAGCGAGTGGTTACTTCTATCATAACTTTGCATACTATTGTTTATAAATAATAGCATTATAGTAGCGAAAATACTGAATATTATAATTATCTTATAGGCTATTGAGAAAGGAATACTATGGGATGGAAACTATAGGTTTTTTACCGCCAAAATCTCATTACCTTTTGGGTCTTTAAAAGGTGACCTGAAATGGTCGAAATATATGCTGGAAATAGATTATTGTCAGACGTAGATGTCCTTGTAGAGTTAACCTGTTAGGTGTCTGGTTCGGTAAGTGATTACTTTTACCTATCCAGGTTCACAGTCCTTTTGTCGCTCTTTCAGTCCAATTCTTGTTCTGAAAAATGAAAAGTCAGTATTGTATGAGATTAAATTAATTTCAATAATTCAGTACTTTTAGTTTCTATTCCAAAACGCTAATAATTGTAAGGGTTTAATAGTGATGACTGTATCCAGGTGAGGTCTGTAGGAGGTGCTAAATAGACTATTCTTGTCCCCGGTTGTTGACCAAATCCATTTTATAATGTTATTTCTCGATACTTAAATTGTGCTCATTATCACACTTGACCTTGGAGTATCTATTTCCCTATTCCCGCCCGTGTCCCTCTACTTCTAATGGGTTGTAGTTTGTATGAGTGTGGTAAAAATTGAGATGCAGCCTTATTTTTTGCTCCCATTTTCATAGCTCGGGCGATATCTACAATATACAAGGACTTTGTGTCTTCATATTTTTCGAGTGGTCTAGCTCAAATAATATTCAATTTACCTGACGCCAGAAGCGATTACTGCCAGAAGTGAAGTCTATTGAGACATTATTAAGTTTCCCCTACCCCGCCTATCCATTAATCCGTAATGTGACTTTATGTGCCATTCAGTATTTATTGGTAGGGCTGACTCTTTAGGTCTTTCATTGTTAATCGAGGAGTATGTAGATGAAAGCACATGTTTTGAAAGGGATTCTCTATGCGGTGATTGTATCGTCGCTTTCGGCCTGTAGTGGGGGATCTGACAGTGATAACCCTGTGAACGTAGTATCGCTAACTATTTCCTTAAGCCCTATTAGCGGTAGCACCTTATCTTTGCAGGATAGTGTGTTGATTGACTTTAGTGAGGCGGTTGATCTTGGAGATATTACTTTATCCGGAGATATGGAGAAACTGGGAAAGCTTACTCAGGTTGATAATGATACATTGAATTTTTCTCCTCTGGAGACATGGACGGAGGGAGAGACTCTATCCTTGTTGATCAATGCTAAGGATGTGGCTGGAAATGCGATGCAAGAGATCTCTGCGAGCTACAAGGTTGAGGTGGTTGCTCCAGCAGTGGTAAGTATTTCACCAGATAGGGTACGCTTGGAGAAGAGTGACACAATTACGGTGCAATTTTCTGAGACTATGGATAGTGAAAGCCTATTGCTGACTGGGTCGTTGAGTTTCGATGAATATGACCTGGCCTGGTCCAAAAGTGAGAGCGAAAACGATACGCTTAGCATTACCCCTAAAGCAGGATGGGTTTCTGGGCAGAAGCGGACCATTACTATTGAGATTGCAGATAACGCGGGGAATATTCTCCCAGAATCAACAAGTAGTTTTACCGTTCCACTTTACTTTAAAAATTTCGATGCTGCGCAGGTTGTGATAGGACAGGAGGATTTCTCCAGCACTGTCACGGGGCTCAGTGAAAAAAATATTGCAGAGTATCCCGTAGGCGCTGTAGCTATTAGTGCGGATAAGACGCTTTTCCTGAGTGATACTAAGAATAACAGAGTTCTGGCCTTTAATGAGATCCCTGAAGTCAATGGTGCCCCAGCCAGTTTTGTTCTGGGGCAAGAGGATTTCTACAGTGCTGCAGCGGTTAGTGATAGTAGTTACTCTAACACCTACGGTTTACCCTCAAGGGTGAGTATTGATAATAATAAACTTGTTGTTACACAGTCATTCATTCGCCGTATTTTTGTCTACGATAGTGTGCCTGAAAATGGTGAGGCTATTCCCCTTTTGGCTTTGGGGTTACGGGATGGAGATGGAGATACCTGTAATAGTGCTGAGCTTAGCTTTGTAGAAGCTTCTATCATCGCCAATGGAAAGATCATTGTTGCAGATACAGGAAATTCTCGTGTATTAATCTGGGATAAATTACCTGAGCATAATGATACACCTGCAAATTTTGTAGTAGGGCAGTCAGTACTTAGCAACTGTCTCGCCAATGATGATAATCAGGATGGTTCTAGTATTGCTCCCACAGCCAGAACACTTTCCCAGCCAAATGATATTTGGAGTGATGGAGAAAAATTGGCTGTTGTTGATACCTTGAATAATCGGGTTCTATTGTGGAATACCTTCCCAAAAAATAATTTTGTTCCGGCGGATGTGGTACTTGGTCAGGAGAGTTTCTTTGATAGGAAAACAGGAGAAGACAGTGGAGGGGCTGAAGGTTGGCTTGCAACAAACAAAACCTTTAATGAGCCATATTTGGGGATTTGGTCTAATGGAATACAGTTGTTTGTAGTAGACGGTGGTAACCACCGTGTACTGATTTGGGATCAATGGCCAGAAGTCAATTTTACTTCAGCAGATTTGGTGTTGGGCCAGACTAATTTTGAAAAATCCGCCTTTAATGATGCTAATCAAAATGGTGTAAGTGATCAAGGTGAGCTACCAAATGCTTCTACCCTGAAATGGCCTGAGGGAGTCATTGGAAATCAAGATAAGCTATTTGTAACCGATAGTGGTAATAATCGGGTATTGATATTTAAATCACGCTAGAGAGCTACTTTGAGTAACTTTGAAAGGTTGCTTTGTAATACTGTCAGGTCGAAATTACGACCTGACAAGTAATAGAGTAAGGTAATATTAATTGTTAATTTTGCCTGGATATCTGCATGAATTAGGTGGGATGGTTCCCGTAAATCTGGGTAGATGTAGAAATTACCCAAGGAGTATTTATTTTATGCTGTAAGCTACACATGTGGTAATAACGCTGCGGTGGCGCAGCACTGTTAGTGCAGAGGCTGCCAAAAACAGTAGAGTGGACCATATGTCGGGTACTATCGTTCCAAAAGATAGTATCTGTATATCCGGCAAGTTCATATTTTATGAAAGATGTACAGGATTAGGAAGGCTTGTAAGAAGAGGCATCTGTCCATGTTGTAGTTCTCACAACTATGCGGAAAATAATGTCGTGCCAAAATTCGCTCTTTGAGGAGTGGAAAGCCTTCATAATTTGGAATAGTCCTCCCTGTCCATGGTAGTGTATACAGGTAATGGTGCTTTCTGGGATTATGTGAATCCCAAATCTCCTGGATTTGAAAAAATGCTTGAATCCTGAATTCACCAGGACAAGAAAAATAAATTAGGAATGGGGAATATCCAGATGAGAATAATGACGTGTAGGCAGTTGGGTGGAGCTTGCGACTTGGAATTTCGTGCCAGTACCTTTGAAGAGATGGCGGAAAAGAGTAAGGAGCATGGTACTGAGATGTATCAAAAGCAAGATGCTCTTCATCTGCAGGCCATGCAGGAAATGCAACATTTGATGAAGAACCCTGAAGCAATGCAGGAGTGGTATGAGGCTAAGAAGAGAGAGTTTGAAGCCCTGCCTGAAAGTTGAGGATCTCAGTTTTACAATACCCTGTAATGATTTGACTATGTCATCAAGTGTAAAGCATGTTTTATATTTCAGGCTTATTAAGTTTTTTGCCTATTTGTGTTTTAGTTTTTACCGTTTAGATAGTTGGCGTACCGCTTTTAGATTTTAAGCTGAGGATCTATAGATGACTGGTTTAACTCTATCCAAGTTGGTTGGTTTTCAATACGTGCATATCAATTAAGAATAATTATGATTAAATATTTTTTGTTTTTTTGTTGTCTCTTATTTCCTGTTTTGTCAGAGCTGTGGATCTTGAGCGATCGTCGTTGATAATAGGGGGTGCTATTCATTTTTCATCTGAAATACTTGATGAGAGGCGTAGCCTGAATATTTACCTTCCTGCGAGTTATCAAAATGAGCCTAAAAAGAACTATCCAGTAATCTACCTTTTAGATGGGGCTATGAGTGAGGATTTTGTTCATATTGCAGTTTGGCTCCTTTTCCTGGGTTAATATGGTGCCAGAGTCCATTCTTGTAGGGGTGGTTAATGTAGACAGGAAACGAGATTTTACTTTTCCCTCTGACGAGGCTCGGGATAGAAAAGAGTTTCCGTCCTCGGGGGGCGGGGAAATTTATAGAAACTCTTGAGAAGGAAATTCAGCCCCTTGTGGAAAAACAATATCGGGTGAGTGGAAGTTCCACATTGGTCGGTCAGTCCTTCGGTGGGCTATTGGCTACAGAGATTCTATTTAAAAAGGCGGACCTTTTCGATAACTATGTCATTATCAGTCCTAGCCTCTGGTGGAGTGAGGAAGCTCTGTTGGCTAACATCCCAAAAGATTGTTGTGGTGATAAGTCAATTTATGTTGGAGTGGGAAAGGAAGGGCAGGTTATGGAGCGGCTTTCCAGAACATTATTCAGTAAGCTGACGGAAAATGAAAGTAAGGGAAGGGTGCATTTTGGTTATTTTGAGCAGCTGGATCATAGTGATACTTTGCACCTAGCAGTTTATGATGCTTTTGAGAAGCTTTTCTCGAACAGGCAACATAAGGAAAAATCAGAAAATTAATTGAAAGTAATATAGCTATCTCGATCTTTACAACTGTAAAAGTTAATAGAGCGCCAGTTGCTATTCACTATTTGTTCTTTTGGGGGGCATTAACCAGCCCCTCCTCAATGTCTCGCTTGTCCAATTTGTGATACTTCTTTTTGATTTTTTTGATATCTACGCTAGGTGCTGGGAAGTGCATTTTTAGTGCTTCCATGGCATCAGCAACAATGGATGCTACAGCAAGGTTTCGAAACCACTTGTGATTGGCTGGGATAACAAACCAGGGTGCATATGAGGTGCTGCATTTACTTAGAGCATCTTCAAATGCGCTGGTATAGGAATCCCAATAACCAGCTTCTGTGTAATCACTCTCACTGATTTTCCAGTGTCTGGTGGGATCATCAATTCGTTGTTTAAAACGCTTAAGTTGTTCATCTGCATCAATGTGCAGAAAGAATTTCAGGATCAGGGTGCCGTGATCAGACAACAACTTCTCGAAGTGGTTGATATGCTCATAGCGTTTGGACCATACCCGCTTGGGTGCCATACTGTGTACCCGTTGAATCAGGACATCCTCATAGTGAGAGCGGTTAAAAATTGCAACGTGACCCTGAGCGGGTGTAACTTTATGGCAGCGCCAGAGGAAATCATGAGCGGATTCCTCTTTAGAGGGTTGCTTGAAACTGGTAACACTGCAACCTTGGGGGTTCATAGCGCCAAGTACATGGTTGATAGTGCCATCCTTGCCGGCGGCGTCCCGCCCCTGCAGGCAAATCAGTAATGAGTGCTTGTGCTCTGCATACATCAAGTACTGCTGATCGTGGATCCTTTCATCAAGCTTTTTTATAATCGGATCGGTCTCCTCTCGATTTTTGTAGCAATCCTTGAATCCGGGGTCTATTTTATCAAGCTTTACCTTGCTGCCGGGCTTAACTTGGAAGGCTTCGAAACAATTCATGGTTTAGGTCATCAATGGATAGGAAAAATTTCTGTATCTTCAGATATCCTCAAGGCGACGGTAGAGTAACTTCTTTACCAAGTCCAGAGCGAACATCCAGACGATCATATACAGCCACACCAGGCCGATAATACTCCAGGGAATGGCGGGAACCAGCCAACCAAATCCACACATTAGCACCGTTAAAATCTGAGTGCCGACAATCGCGAGAAATAATTTCATTGCAGGTAAGGGTTTTGCAAAGAAAGATTTTCGTGAGCGCACTACAAATAACAGTAAGTGACCTCCAGCGACAATCTGTAAGAAAATAATAGTCTGTATTTGTTCTTTAGTGAGAGATATCCAGGCCTGCCACTGACTATTCTGCAGCCACTCCATGCCGATCAAAAGAAGCCCCATTGTCTGTGTAATGGAGAATAGACCGATGATCGTTGAGCCCAGTAAGAGGTCGCGCATCTCCCAGTGCACAGGCTCTTTAGGCAGTAAGGTATTATCGTAAGCGATGGTCATAATCGGAATATCGTCCAGTAAGGCAACGAGTACGATCATGACCGGGGTAAGGGGAGAAAAGCCAAAGAGTATGGTGGCGAAAACTACAACAACCATAATATCGAGGGTCATGGAGACCCGAAAAAGCACGTAATTAATAATACGTTCGAATATTTTTCGTGCTTCATCAATGGCATCGACAACGGTAGATAGGCCTGGTGCAGTAAGAATGATAGCGGCTGCAGCACGGGCAGCATCAGTGGCGCCACTGACAGCAATTCCGCAGTCGGCCTGTTTGAGAGCGGGTGCATCGTTTACCCCATCTCCGGTCATGGCAACTTGATGGCCACGACCCTGCAGGGCTTTGACAATCGCATATTTGTGTTCTGGAAATACCCTGCCAAAGCCATCGGCACGTTCAACACAGTCGATAACTTCTTTTGGTAGATGCTCTAAATTTTCCGACTGACTGAACACATCCCCCGCTGCAAAGATATTCTGCCCGATACCCACCTGGGAGGCGATTTCCTTGCCGATGGCAACATCATCGCCGGTAATCATTTTAACCTGCAACCCGTGTTCCCGCGCCCGGCTAATTGTCTGTTTGGAGTCATCCCGCGGGGGGTCCTCCAGTGACAGGATTCCCAGAAAAGACCATTCTTTACTGTTATTACTTCGAGCTACGCCCAGAGATCGAAGGCCATGGGAAGCAAGCTCCTGAACACAGACTTTGGCTTTTTCTTCGCTGTTACCACTGAGTTTACACAATGCCATAATTGCCTGGGGTGCACCTTTACAAAATGACAAGTCACTCCCCTTTTCGTCCGATACCAGTGCCTGGGCACGCTTGGTTACTGGATCAAAGGGGGTGAACTCCTTTAAATGGAAATGCCGGAGTTTTTCTTTATCCTTGAGGCCGGCAAAAATTGCCTGGTCTATGGGGTCGCTGGAGCCGGTTTCAGAGGCGAGGGCGGCAGCCAGGATAAGCTCTTCACTGTCTCCTGCCTTGAATAGTTTCGGGTTGTGCAAGCTCAGCTGATTCTTGGTTAGGGTGCCAGTTTTGTCTGAGCAAAGGATATCGACCCCTGCCAGCTCCTCAATAGACTCCAGTCGAGAGACGATAGCTTTTTTACGCGACAATGCCAGTGCCCCAAGGGCATTGGTGACGGTGATAACCGAAGGCATGGCCACGGGAATAGAGGCTATAAGCAGCACCAGTACCGTGCGTAAAATATTAATAACATCTGACCAGTGCCAGCTGGGCGCTGTCACTATATCCCGATAGAGTTGAGTGCCGACCAGTAATAGCGCCAGTATCAGACAGAGCACAATTAGGAAATCGCCAATATGGGTGACGGCTTTTTGTGAGTGAGAGGCTTCCAGGCCTGCGCCAGCTACTAATTTTGCTGTACGTCCAAAAAACGTGTTGCGTCCGGTGCCGATAGTGACGGCGATCATCTCTCCACGTTTGGCGATGCTGCTTGAATAGCCGATATCTCCCACTTTCTTACTAACTGGGAGGGACTCACCAGTGAGGGCGGCCTGGTCGATGCTGATAGATTTACCATCAATAAAGCGCACATCAGCGGGTACTACCTGGCCGAGCTTAATACGCAGTATATCGCCAGGCACGACATCGGCTGCGGCGATAGTTTGGTATTTACTATCGCGCAGAACCTCTGCCTGTGGCGCCATACTGGCCTTTAGTGCCGCGAGGGCATTGGAGGCTTTATGTTCCTGCCAAAAGCCGGCGATGGCATTGTAGAGAAGTAGTGCCATGATAATGGCAAAGTCTGGCCAGTGACCAATAAGGGCAGATAGTAAGGCGGCTGCTTCGATCATCCAGGGAATAGGGCCCCAGAAAAAATGTAGGAATTTCAGCAGTGCGCTCTGTTCTTTTTCCTGAATGGTATTTGGCCCGTACTGTTCGAGGCGTACCTTTGCCTCGGTCAGGCTAAGACCTTTCGGAGAGGTTTTAAGCGCAGAATAGACGGCAGAGAGTGCTGCCTTTTGCAAGTCCACCCGGCCGTCCTCCGGGCTTGCTTCCGAGATGTAAGCAGTTTGAATTTTTGACCCAGATTTCGGCACGGGAATATTCCGTTTGATCGCGAGTTTGTATCGCTACTCCAGTCACTGAAACAGCTGTGATAAACCGAACTTCTGTAACTATATAATTTAGCAGCATGCGCCAAGCGGAATGTTGCAAGAACTGTCTATAGAGTTTTTCAGATAAAAATTAAATATTAATGTTGATTATTTTTGATTTATAAAAAAGCCGGCACTGGGCCGGCGAGGAAGCAGACGTCGAAAGGATAAGATGACGTTGCAGAGACACAGAAAAAGCAACACTGAATACCTGGGAGAGGTGATGTTATTTTTCTGAAAGTATTGACCTGCGGCAGGAGCCGCTGGCCGTATTAACTATCTGTTTATGACGGATTCTTTGCCCGGCGTAGTACACAGGCTTCTGCGGGGGCCAGGTTCAGGGTATCTTCGTTGTACTCATTGCCAAACAGGTTCGGGGTGATGTTCTCGGCACCGGCAAATTCCTGGGGCAGGCTGTACAGTTCATTGGTCTTACCCAGGTTGAGGGCGATCAAGAACTCCTCATCTGCAGTGCGACGTGTAAATACCATTAACTCATTGCCTGTGTCGATCACTTTCTGTTCCGCTGTTGCCAGACTTACTGGTAGTTTGCGGTGCCATTCGATTAGGGCGCGGAACTGGTTGAGCATGGAGTTTTGGCTATCTTCCTGAGCACTGACAGCACGGCTTTGGTGTTCTTCTGGTATTGGCAGCCAGGGCTTGCTGGTGGAGAATCCGGCACTTTGTCCACCCTCGTGTAGCCAGGGCATGGGTGTGCGGCAACCGTCACGGCCTTTAAATTCGGGCCATAAGTTGATGCCATAGGGGTCTACCAGATCCTCAAACGCAATATCGGCTTCTGGCAGGCCGAGTTCTTCGCCCTGGTACAGGCAGACACTCCCACGCAGGGTCAGTTGCATCAATAGGAATAACGGCGCGCGTGCATGGGCCAGGTCATCACTGAAGCCCTTGTTCCATCGGCTTATGGAACGGGGTACATCGTGATTGCTGATGGACCAGCAGGGCCACCCTTGCTCTATGACTTCACGATTTTTCTCCAGGGTTTCGCGTAGAAAGCCGGCAGAGCAGTCTTCGGTCAACAGATCGAAGGAGTAGGCCATATTCAGGCGTTTTTCCGTAGTGTATTCGGCCATGATTTTATGGGTGTTATCATCGCCCACTTCGCCTACGGTTACTGCGCCAGGATACTGGTCCATTAGTTGACGCACGCGCTGTAAAAACACCAGGTTTTCCGGCTGGGATTTGTCATTTCTGTGCCACTGATAATCGTAGTGGTTTACTGGTGGCAGTCCTTTCTCATCCAGCTTGAGTGAGCGTGGAGGATTATCACTGAGGGCTTGCTGGTGGAAAATAAAATTCACTGCATCCAGGCGGAAACCATCTACACCGCGGTCCAGCCAGAATTTCATATCGGCCAGCAGTTGTTCCTGTACTTCCGGGTTGTGCACATTGAGGTCCGGCTGCTCTTTGAGGAAGTTGGCCAGGTAATATTGGCGTCGGCGGGTGCACCAGCGCCAGGAGCCACCACCAAATACAGATACCCAGTTGTTTGGCGGATTGCCATCGGCTTTTGGGTTCTGCCATATATACCAGTCCGCTTTAGGGTTATCACGGCTGGAACGACTTTCTTCGAACCAGGAATGCTGGTCTGATGTGTGGCTCAGAATCTGATCGATAATAATTTTAAGGCCGCGTTTGTGTGCGGCTTCAATCAGTAGGTCAAAATCCTGTAGCTGGCCAAAAATCGGATCCACATCGCGGTAGTCCGCTACGTCGTAGCCGAAATCCACCATAGGGGATTTAAAGAAGGGCGAAATCCAGATGGCATCCACGCCAAGAGATTTCACGTAATCCAGCTTTTGCGTAATACCGGGGATGTCGCCGATACCATCGCCATTGGCATCGCAGAAACTGCGGGGGTAGATCTGGTAAATAACGCTGTTGCGCCACCACTCGGTGCTGTTGCCGGTCATGGATTACTGC
This DNA window, taken from Microbulbifer sp. GL-2, encodes the following:
- a CDS encoding putative quinol monooxygenase; translated protein: MANLYVMARVTVQQEKISQAFKLLTELAHQSEEESGCLYYKILPSTDHSNIFTTLELWESKEAEQQHWDTDHLKNILAQLSPLLAEEARIEKYTEK
- a CDS encoding DMT family transporter; amino-acid sequence: MQNAIIYPSLMLVAGIGIPVMATLNSGLGVKLGSSALATTVLFFVGLVISAAYLLKTEGLPSEIIHRGISWYFYLGGILVAFYILSVTWVSPKYGVGNAVSFVLLGQLLAISVIDHFGLFGAQQSSLDTKRLIGLTMMVFGVLLVVKRTN
- a CDS encoding type 1 glutamine amidotransferase domain-containing protein yields the protein MKKVLIPVTNHATLGETDQANGTYSPELTHVVHVFKENGIDYDIASIKGGKAPMYGTDIEGDEVNQKILDNEDFQNRINNTIPVDQLNIADYDAIFYPGGFGLLSDLATNEDFAKLSAEHYETGGILAAVCHGPAGFLPITLSNGEKLLASKSVTAFTREEEIDFGTINDIPFLLEESLTRSAARFNKVQPWQEFIIEDGRVISGQNPTSAHGVGLAIAKQLAD
- a CDS encoding LysR family transcriptional regulator, whose amino-acid sequence is MESFDGLVEFVAVAESQGFSAAAKQLGCSTSHVSRQVSRLEERLGCALLARTTRLVSLTQAGDVYYRRCKELVTGLLQANEQVSQQQFQLSGTLRVSCAGFFAEHYVAPALMEFGVQHPELSIDVDFNSRMVNFVEDGIDFAIRYGRLEDSGLVARKLAERQMMAVASNDYLRTNGIPERPSQLKIHSCIVANNDQWVFQLDGKQETIKVRGRWRSNNAHTVVRACEQGLGIAYMPKSSFSDYVEQGLLRPVLEPFWSKGASSWIVYQNRRFLPLRARLAIDFLVEYFSGWEE
- a CDS encoding cupin domain-containing protein, whose translation is MKNIFFQLPKDKSLEHFSDIVKSDIVRIERIVSNGQSSPEQGWYNQEEHEWVIVLSGYGILEFDGGERVRLEAGDFLEIRAGRLHRVVETCVDQATIWLAIFYK
- a CDS encoding Ig-like domain-containing protein — protein: MKAHVLKGILYAVIVSSLSACSGGSDSDNPVNVVSLTISLSPISGSTLSLQDSVLIDFSEAVDLGDITLSGDMEKLGKLTQVDNDTLNFSPLETWTEGETLSLLINAKDVAGNAMQEISASYKVEVVAPAVVSISPDRVRLEKSDTITVQFSETMDSESLLLTGSLSFDEYDLAWSKSESENDTLSITPKAGWVSGQKRTITIEIADNAGNILPESTSSFTVPLYFKNFDAAQVVIGQEDFSSTVTGLSEKNIAEYPVGAVAISADKTLFLSDTKNNRVLAFNEIPEVNGAPASFVLGQEDFYSAAAVSDSSYSNTYGLPSRVSIDNNKLVVTQSFIRRIFVYDSVPENGEAIPLLALGLRDGDGDTCNSAELSFVEASIIANGKIIVADTGNSRVLIWDKLPEHNDTPANFVVGQSVLSNCLANDDNQDGSSIAPTARTLSQPNDIWSDGEKLAVVDTLNNRVLLWNTFPKNNFVPADVVLGQESFFDRKTGEDSGGAEGWLATNKTFNEPYLGIWSNGIQLFVVDGGNHRVLIWDQWPEVNFTSADLVLGQTNFEKSAFNDANQNGVSDQGELPNASTLKWPEGVIGNQDKLFVTDSGNNRVLIFKSR
- a CDS encoding DUF1059 domain-containing protein: MRIMTCRQLGGACDLEFRASTFEEMAEKSKEHGTEMYQKQDALHLQAMQEMQHLMKNPEAMQEWYEAKKREFEALPES
- a CDS encoding alpha/beta hydrolase-fold protein, giving the protein MDLERSSLIIGGAIHFSSEILDERRSLNIYLPASYQNEPKKNYPVIYLLDGAMSEDFVHIAVWLLFLG
- a CDS encoding alpha/beta hydrolase, translating into MEKQYRVSGSSTLVGQSFGGLLATEILFKKADLFDNYVIISPSLWWSEEALLANIPKDCCGDKSIYVGVGKEGQVMERLSRTLFSKLTENESKGRVHFGYFEQLDHSDTLHLAVYDAFEKLFSNRQHKEKSEN